Part of the Kitasatospora sp. NBC_00374 genome is shown below.
CGACCTCTGCTTCGCGCTCCAGGGCGAGGCCGGCATCCTGCCGTACTACTTCTACCTGTGCGACATGATCCCCAACGCCGAGCACTGGCGGGTCGCCGTCCACGAGGCGCAGCGGCTGCAGGAGGGGATCATGGGCTACCTGCCCGGCTACGCCACTCCCCGGATCGTCAACGACGTGCCCGACGTGGGCAAGCGCTGGGTGCACCAGGTGGTGGACTACGACCGCGAGCGCGGCATCTCGTACTGGACCAAGAACTACCGGACCGAGCCCGAGGCCCGGGCCGCCACCGGCGCGGACGACGCGCTGGAGCGCCGGTACCCGAGCTACGACCCGATCTCCACCCTCCCCGAGTCCGGCCGCCGCTGGTGGGCGGACCGGTACGGCAGAAAGGCCTGAGCGATGCTCGAACTCCACCGGCTGGCGCTGCGGCACAGCGTCCGCGCCGTCGACCTGGTCCGGGACGACCAGTGGGAGCTGCCGACCCCCTGTGCCCAGTGGGACCTGCGGCAGCTGGTGGAGCACATGACCGCCGAGAACCTCGGGTTCGCGGCGGCGGCGGAGGGGGAGCGGGAGGACCGCACCCCGTGGGAGTTCCGGGCCTCCGGGGCGGGCCTGCGGGCCGACTACCGGGCGTCCGCGGCGCGCGTGGTCGCCGCCTTCGGTGAACCCGGGGTGCTGGAAGGGGAGTTCTGGCTGCCCCGGATCAAGGACACGGTGACCTTCCCGGCCCGGCAGGCGGTCTCCTTCCACCTGCTGGACTACCTGGTGCACAGCTGGGACGTCGCCGCGGCGCTCGGGCACCCGGTCGACTTCGAACCCGAACTGGTGCGGGAGGTCGCCGTGATCGCGGAGCGGGAGGTGCCGGACGGGCCGCGGCGGCTGCGGCCGGGGGCGGGGTTCCGCCCGCCGGCCGCGGTGCCGGTGGGCGCGACGGAGCTGGACCGGCTGCTGGCGGCGCTCGGGCGTTCGCCCCGCTGGCCGCGGCGGTCCGGCTGAGTGGGCGCGGCCGGGCGGGGCGGGCGCGGCCGGGTCAGCCGGAGCGGAACTCTCCGGAGAGCATCACGCTCTGGCCGCGGAACTCCGCGACCACCGTGCCGTCGGCCTGCCGGACGGTGACGTCGTAGACCCCGTGCCGGCCGGCCCGGGTGCGCTCGACCGCCTCGGCCGTCAGCTCGTCCCCGACGGCGGCCGGCCGCAGGAAGCTGACCTGCGCGCCCTGGGCGACGGTGACCGGCCCGTGGGTGTTGCAGGCGAACGAGAACGCGGCGTCGGCCAGCAGGAAGACGAAGCCGCCGTGCGCGATCCCGTGTCCGTTGACCATGGTGTCGGTCAGCCGGAGCCGGACCACGGCCCGGCCGGGTCCGACGGCGCCGAGCGAGATCCCCAGGGACCGGCAGGTCGGATCCCGGTCGTACAGGGCCTTGGCCCGGGAGATGCTCAGGGCGAGCGGATCGCTGTCCGTGCTCATGGCCACCTGCGCTCTCGCTGTGTTCGGCCCCGGGCGGAGGCCCGACCGCATTAGATCGGCAACCGCGGTGACTGTCAACGATCGTGACCCGGTAACTCCGCTGCCATTCAAGAGAATGGACGGACCGTCATGGTTCCGTCTGCTTGTTGCGGCCATGCCATTTAGTGGAACGCTTTCGTTTATCGGGTGTTGACGGCGCCGCCCTAGTCTCCTCGCCATGCCTCATTCCCAGCCTGCGCGCGAACAGCTCACCGACCATGACGCGGTCAACTTCCAGACCCTGATCGCGCGGCTCAATGCCTCGTTGGCGGCGGACCGGGCGGCGGTCGCGGGAGGTGCTGATGAATCGTCAAAAATGACCGTGGACACGTCACAATGACCCGCTCAGGGGAGTGACCTTTCCGGCATATCGAACGTGTGTCGGCAATGTACTGGTCATCTCCAGGACTTTCCCCCACCATCTCCCATGGCGCACCGCCCCGATTCCTCGGCCACAAGCCGGAACAGGGCCACACCTCAGGAGAGTTGATGAGTTCCATCGGACTTCCTCCGCTCGACCCGGCCGCACCGCTGGCCGACCTGGTCGAGGCGCAGGTCCGTCGCACACCCGACCGCACCGCGCTGATCGACGGCGGGAGCCGCCTGACCTACCGCGAGCTCTGGTCGGCCGTGCAGCAGCTGGCGTCCGCCTTGGCCGACGCCGGCGTACGGGCCGAGACCCTGGTGGGAGTCTGTCTGCCCCGAACGTCCGACCTGGTGGTCGCCGTCCTGGCGGTGCTCCGGGCGGGCGGAGCGTACGTACCGCTGGACCCGGCCTACCCGCGGGACCGGCTGGAACTGGTGATCGGCGACGCCGAGGCCCCGGTGGTGATCACCGACAGCGCCCGTGAACACCTGCTCGCCACGGCCGGAGCCAAGCTGCTCCACATCGACGGGGCCCGGCACGCCCCCGCCGTCACCGAGTTCCCCGACCCGGGCCCCGACGCACTGGCCAACGTGCTGTACACCTCCGGCTCCACCGGCCGCCCCAAGGGCGTCGCGGTCACCCAGCACGGCGTCAACGCGCTGCTCCGCTGGGCCGCCGGGCTGCTCGGCCCGCAGGACGTCGCCGGGGTGCTGTTCGGCACCTCGATCTGCTTCGACCTCTCCGTGTACGAGATCTTCCTGCCGCTCTCGGTCGGCGGCACGGTGGTGCTGGCCCAGAACGTCCTGGCCCTGCCCGACCTGCCCGCCCGGGACGAGGTCACCCTGGTCAACACCGTGCCCAGCGCGATGGGCGCCCTGCTGCGCGGCGGCCGCGGCCTGCCCCCCAACGTCCGGGTGGTGAACACCGCCGGCGAGCCGATGTCCCGCCGCCTCGCGGACCAGGTCTACGCCCAACCTCAGGTCCAGCGCCTGTACAACCTGTACGGACCCACCGAGGACACCGTCTACTCCACCTGGTGGCCGGTCGGCCGCGACCAGACCTTCGAACCGCTGCTCGGCCACTTCCTGCCCGGCACCACCGGCCTCATCCTGGACGAGCACCGCCGGCCCGTCGCACCCGGCGGTATCGGCGAGCTCTACCTGGCCGGTGACGGGCTGGCCCGCGGCTACCACGGCCGCCCCGACCTCACCGAGCAGAGCTTCGTCACGATCGACGGGCGGCGCTGCTACCGCACCGGCGACCTGGTCCGGCTGCGCCCCGACGGCAACCTGGAGTCCCACGGCCGTACCGACCACCAGGTCAAGGTCCGCGGCTTCCGGGTCGAACTCGCCGAGATCGAGGCCGTGCTCTCCGGCCACCCCGGCGTCCAGGCGGCCGTGGCCGTCGTCCAGCGGGACGAGGCCGGCGACTACCTCGCCGCGTTCGTCCAGCCGGACCAGGGCGCCGAACCCGCCGTCGCCGCCCTGCGCGAGCGCTGCGCCGCCGCGCTGCCCGGCTACATGGTGCCCGCCGCCATCGAACTGCTCGAACGCTTCCCGCTCACCCCCAACGGCAAGGCCGACCGCCGGGCCATGCCCGTCGCCGCCCGCGCCCGCACCGCCCAGGAGCACTACGTCGCCCCCCGCACACCGACCGAGACCCGGATCGCCGAGCTGTGGCGGTCGGTGCTCGGCGTCCCGCAGGTCGGGGTGCACGACGTCTTCCTCGACCTGGGCGGCCACTCGCTGCTCGCGCTGTCCGTCCTGGCCCGGATCGAGCGCGAGTTCCAGGTCCGCGTCCCGCTCGGCGAGTTCTTCGCCGCCCCCACCGTCGCGGCCCTCGCCGTCCGGGTCGCCAACGGCGCCGGCGGGCAGCCGCCCGCCGAGCCGCCGCGCCGCGAGAGCGGCCGGCCCGCCCGCGCCACCTCCTTCCAACGCGAGCTCTGGCTGCACGAGTCGGTGCTGAGCGGCACCGCCCTCTACAACGTGCCGCTGCGGATCCGCGCCACCGGCCCGCTGGACCCGGAACGTCTCGCCCGCGCACTCACCGACCTGGTGAGCCGGCACGAGGTGCTGCGCACCGCCCTGGCCGGCCGCGACGGCGAGCTCTCCGTCG
Proteins encoded:
- the paaI gene encoding hydroxyphenylacetyl-CoA thioesterase PaaI; this encodes MSTDSDPLALSISRAKALYDRDPTCRSLGISLGAVGPGRAVVRLRLTDTMVNGHGIAHGGFVFLLADAAFSFACNTHGPVTVAQGAQVSFLRPAAVGDELTAEAVERTRAGRHGVYDVTVRQADGTVVAEFRGQSVMLSGEFRSG
- a CDS encoding TIGR03086 family metal-binding protein, with protein sequence MLELHRLALRHSVRAVDLVRDDQWELPTPCAQWDLRQLVEHMTAENLGFAAAAEGEREDRTPWEFRASGAGLRADYRASAARVVAAFGEPGVLEGEFWLPRIKDTVTFPARQAVSFHLLDYLVHSWDVAAALGHPVDFEPELVREVAVIAEREVPDGPRRLRPGAGFRPPAAVPVGATELDRLLAALGRSPRWPRRSG